In one Lolium rigidum isolate FL_2022 chromosome 3, APGP_CSIRO_Lrig_0.1, whole genome shotgun sequence genomic region, the following are encoded:
- the LOC124700807 gene encoding probable sodium/metabolite cotransporter BASS1, chloroplastic, translated as MPLLRRLPPVPTTTATLSHHHVHLVTPHNPLRAPPSLLRLAHLRICPAPSIRPLRAIPSTRCHAAGDPAPSTAPSGGSARVALVRIGEALSLGFPVWVASACALALWRPATFLWVSPTTQMIGLSFTMLGMGMTLTLDDLRGALLMPKELAAGFVLQYTVMPLSGYFISKLLNLPSHYAAGLILVSCCPGGTASNIVTYLARANVALSVLMTATSTFAAAFMTPLLASKLAGQYVAVDPMGLFVSTSQVVLAPVLLGALLNQYFNPLVELVSPLMPFIAVATVAVLCGNAIAQNASSILASGLQVVLSVCCLHGSGFFFGFVLSRMLGIDIASSRTISIEVGMQNSVLGVVLAGKHFGNPLTAVPCAVSSVCHSVYGSIVAGIWRSMPPNDKGE; from the exons ATGCCTCTCCTCCGGCGACTGCCTCCCGTTCCGACCACCACCGCAACCCTCTCCCACCACCATGTCCACCTTGTCACTCCCCACAACCCCCTCAGAGCCCCTCCTTCCTTGCTTCGCCTTGCCCACCTCCGCATCTGCCCCGCCCCCTCGATCCGTCCCCTCCGCGCCATTCCGTCGACCCGGTGCCATGCGGCAGGAGATCCGGCGCCTTCCACGGCACCTAGCGGCGGCAGCGCAAGGGTCGCGCTGGTGCGAATTGGAGAGGCGCTCTCGCTCGGGTTCCCGGTGTGGGTCGCGTCGGCCTGCGCGCTCGCGCTGTGGCGGCCGGCGACCTTCCTCTGGGTCAGCCCTACAACCCAGATGATCGGCTTGTCATTCACCATGCTTG GAATGGGGATGACATTGACGCTAGATGATCTGAGAGGCGCACTATTGATGCCCAAGGAGTTAGCTGCTGGATTTGTACTTCAGTACACG GTGATGCCACTGTCAGGATACTTCATCAGCAAGCTACTGAACCTGCCATCCCATTATGCGGCTGGACTGATTTTGGTTTCCTGCTGCCCTGGAG GCACAGCAAGCAACATTGTTACCTATTTAGCaag GGCAAATGTAGCTCTTTCGGTGCTGATGACAGCAACAAGCACTTTTGCTGCAGCG TTCATGACTCCTCTTTTGGCATCCAAACTGGCTGGGCAATATGTCGCAGTAGATCCGATGGGACTGTTTGTGTCGACATCTCAG GTTGTCCTAGCGCCTGTTCTTTTGGGTGCTCTACTTAATCAGTACTTCAATCCTTTGGTTGAGTTGGTTTCTCCCTTGATGCCATTCATTGCTGTAGCAACAGTGGCTGTTCTTTGTGGCAATGCGATCGCACAAAATGCTTCCTCCATCCTAGCATCTGGTCTACAAGTGGTACTATCTGTTTGTTGCTTGCATGGATCTGGCTTCTTCTTTGGCTTTGTTCTTTCAAGAATGCTTGGCATTGATATTGCTTCGTCACGAACAATATCGATCGAGGTTGGCATGCAG AATTCGGTACTGGGTGTAGTTCTTGCGGGCAAGCATTTTGGCAATCCTCTGACAGCAGTTCCATGCGCTGTTTCAAGCGTCTGCCACTCGGTTTATGGTAGCATTGTAGCTGGGATCTGGAGGTCCATGCCCCCAAATGACAAGGGAGAATAA